Proteins encoded within one genomic window of Halodesulfurarchaeum formicicum:
- a CDS encoding carboxypeptidase-like regulatory domain-containing protein, with product MTHQTRWTRGGLRTLAVLAMAMLVIAGTAAAVPVAPNEVYGTVSDQNGDAVDGVTVEAVHDGEVLVSTTTDSDGYYELKVPDPNDEASGETVTIRTTGTQSDDQASITWESAAVDNRDLDVEIQTDTGDGGADDGDTDDGDTDDGDTGGGGAPSGGGGADDGTETTTTTTAPPSEPVEEGLSGTEAEVAIEGDSLVAVGFQSQTELSGSVSVQALQDPPQPVPEARQFVSAAEITFSDGDGEGVDMVRLSVSQSRLDELGVTPSGLVVAHLGDDEWEELDTTVVSTDGPVVVEAPSVGFSTYAVLAQEDVTTTTATGDTPTETTEPPADTTTETPTETTTETDTPGFGISLSLVALIGAALLALRRHA from the coding sequence ATGACACACCAAACACGCTGGACACGCGGTGGATTGCGGACCCTCGCAGTCCTCGCCATGGCGATGCTCGTCATCGCCGGCACGGCCGCGGCGGTTCCGGTCGCACCCAACGAGGTGTACGGAACCGTCTCCGACCAGAATGGCGACGCCGTCGATGGCGTCACGGTCGAAGCGGTCCACGACGGCGAGGTCCTGGTCTCCACGACCACCGATAGCGACGGCTACTACGAATTGAAAGTCCCCGACCCGAACGATGAGGCGTCGGGCGAAACAGTGACGATCCGAACGACCGGCACCCAGAGCGACGACCAGGCCTCGATCACCTGGGAGTCGGCCGCGGTGGATAACCGCGACCTGGATGTCGAAATCCAGACCGATACCGGTGACGGTGGCGCTGACGACGGCGACACCGATGATGGCGACACCGACGATGGTGACACCGGTGGCGGTGGGGCACCGAGCGGTGGCGGTGGTGCTGACGATGGTACTGAGACCACCACGACCACCACAGCCCCGCCCAGCGAGCCTGTTGAAGAGGGTCTGAGCGGCACGGAAGCCGAAGTCGCCATCGAGGGTGACTCCCTCGTGGCTGTTGGCTTCCAGTCCCAGACCGAACTCAGCGGCTCGGTCTCGGTCCAGGCACTCCAGGACCCGCCGCAGCCGGTGCCCGAGGCACGCCAGTTCGTCTCGGCTGCCGAGATCACCTTCAGTGACGGCGACGGCGAAGGTGTTGACATGGTCCGGCTGTCGGTGTCCCAGTCCCGGCTGGACGAACTCGGTGTGACGCCGTCGGGCCTGGTCGTCGCCCACCTGGGTGACGACGAGTGGGAGGAACTCGACACCACCGTGGTCAGTACTGACGGCCCGGTGGTCGTCGAAGCCCCATCTGTGGGCTTCTCCACCTACGCGGTCCTCGCCCAGGAGGACGTGACGACCACGACGGCGACGGGCGACACGCCGACCGAGACGACGGAACCGCCAGCCGACACGACCACGGAGACGCCCACCGAGACGACCACCGAAACTGACACCCCCGGATTCGGGATCTCACTCTCGCTGGTCGCGCTCATCGGGGCGGCGCTCCTGGCACTTCGGCGACACGCCTAA